In the Plectropomus leopardus isolate mb chromosome 5, YSFRI_Pleo_2.0, whole genome shotgun sequence genome, one interval contains:
- the cadm2b gene encoding cell adhesion molecule 2b isoform X2, with translation MIVKQHLIFILYSLCASVFKVAGTKSKAKGSQGQFPITQNVTVVEGGTANMTCRVDFNDNTSLQWSNPAQQTLFFGDKKALRDHRIELVRASSQELTIRISDVSLSDEGQYTCSLFTMPVKTTKAFLTVLGVPGRPEITGFTKPAMEGDVITLTCTTPGSKPAANIRWFRNDMEVQGTKEVNATGKSFTVKSSLQFQVDRRDDNVAYTCSVEHVSLSNPYMTTEVLEVHYAPHLEIKNSLMIPQEGQYFKLECESIGNPIPEPVLWSKDGGELPDIERMIVEGRELTITTLNKTDNGTYRCEASNHLGTGSAEYILFVYDPNALGQHGPDHALIGGVVAVVVFITLCLIIVLGRYLARHKGTYLTHEAKGAEDAPDADTAIINAEGNHVHAEEKKEYFI, from the exons GTAGCCAAGGTCAGTTCCCCATAACTCAGAATGTGACGGTGGTGGAGGGGGGCACAGCCAACATGACCTGTCGTGTGGATTTCAATGATAACACTTCCCTCCAGTGGTCAAACCCTGCACAACAGACCCTGTTCTTTGGGGACAAGAAAG CTCTGAGGGACCACAGAATTGAGCTGGTGCGAGCCTCGTCGCAGGAGCTCACTATCAGAATCAGTGACGTCAGCCTGTCAGACGAGGGTCAGTACACCTGCTCGCTCTTCACCATGCCTGTCAAGACCACCAAGGCCTTTCTCACTGTTCTGG GAGTGCCAGGACGGCCAGAGATCACAGGATTTACCAAGCCTGCCATGGAGGGGGACGTAATCACCCTGACATGCACCACACCGGGCAGCAAACCAGCAGCCAATATCCGGTGGTTCCGCAATGATATGGAGGTCCAAG GCACTAAGGAGGTGAATGCCACAGGAAAATCATTCACAGTGAAAAGTAGCCTCCAGTTCCAAGTGGACAGACGGGACGATAACGTCGCCTACACCTGCAGTGTGGAGCATGTGTCTCTGTCAAACCCCTACATGACAACTGAGGTCCTGGAGGTCCACT ATGCTCCTCATCTGGAGATCAAAAATTCATTGATGATCCCACAGGAAGGGCAATACTTCAAACTGGAGTGTGAGTCTATAGGCAACCCCAT ACCGGAACCAGTGCTGTGGTCTAAAGATGGAGGAGAGCTGCCAGACATCGAGCGTATGATTGTGGAGGGCAGGGAACTAACCATCAccacactaaataaaacagacaatgGCACATACCGCTGCGAGGCCAGCAACCACCTGGGGACCGGCAGTGCTGAATATATACTGTTTGTATATG ATCCTAATGCTTTAGGACAACATGGACCTGACCATGCTTTAATCGGCGGTGTTGTTGCAGTGGTGGTCTTCATCACCTTGTGTCTGATAATAGTTCTTGGACGATATCTGGCCAGACATAAAG GGACATATCTAACACACGAGGCCAAAGGTGCAGAGGATGCCCCCGATGCAGACACAGCCATCATCAATGCTGAAGGAAACCATGTGCAtgcagaggaaaagaaagagtaCTTCATTTAG
- the cadm2b gene encoding cell adhesion molecule 2b isoform X1, with product MIVKQHLIFILYSLCASVFKVAGTKSKAKGSQGQFPITQNVTVVEGGTANMTCRVDFNDNTSLQWSNPAQQTLFFGDKKALRDHRIELVRASSQELTIRISDVSLSDEGQYTCSLFTMPVKTTKAFLTVLGVPGRPEITGFTKPAMEGDVITLTCTTPGSKPAANIRWFRNDMEVQGTKEVNATGKSFTVKSSLQFQVDRRDDNVAYTCSVEHVSLSNPYMTTEVLEVHYAPHLEIKNSLMIPQEGQYFKLECESIGNPIPEPVLWSKDGGELPDIERMIVEGRELTITTLNKTDNGTYRCEASNHLGTGSAEYILFVYAKDFPGPTTDPNALGQHGPDHALIGGVVAVVVFITLCLIIVLGRYLARHKGTYLTHEAKGAEDAPDADTAIINAEGNHVHAEEKKEYFI from the exons GTAGCCAAGGTCAGTTCCCCATAACTCAGAATGTGACGGTGGTGGAGGGGGGCACAGCCAACATGACCTGTCGTGTGGATTTCAATGATAACACTTCCCTCCAGTGGTCAAACCCTGCACAACAGACCCTGTTCTTTGGGGACAAGAAAG CTCTGAGGGACCACAGAATTGAGCTGGTGCGAGCCTCGTCGCAGGAGCTCACTATCAGAATCAGTGACGTCAGCCTGTCAGACGAGGGTCAGTACACCTGCTCGCTCTTCACCATGCCTGTCAAGACCACCAAGGCCTTTCTCACTGTTCTGG GAGTGCCAGGACGGCCAGAGATCACAGGATTTACCAAGCCTGCCATGGAGGGGGACGTAATCACCCTGACATGCACCACACCGGGCAGCAAACCAGCAGCCAATATCCGGTGGTTCCGCAATGATATGGAGGTCCAAG GCACTAAGGAGGTGAATGCCACAGGAAAATCATTCACAGTGAAAAGTAGCCTCCAGTTCCAAGTGGACAGACGGGACGATAACGTCGCCTACACCTGCAGTGTGGAGCATGTGTCTCTGTCAAACCCCTACATGACAACTGAGGTCCTGGAGGTCCACT ATGCTCCTCATCTGGAGATCAAAAATTCATTGATGATCCCACAGGAAGGGCAATACTTCAAACTGGAGTGTGAGTCTATAGGCAACCCCAT ACCGGAACCAGTGCTGTGGTCTAAAGATGGAGGAGAGCTGCCAGACATCGAGCGTATGATTGTGGAGGGCAGGGAACTAACCATCAccacactaaataaaacagacaatgGCACATACCGCTGCGAGGCCAGCAACCACCTGGGGACCGGCAGTGCTGAATATATACTGTTTGTATATG CCAAAGACTTTCCAGGGCCCACAACAG ATCCTAATGCTTTAGGACAACATGGACCTGACCATGCTTTAATCGGCGGTGTTGTTGCAGTGGTGGTCTTCATCACCTTGTGTCTGATAATAGTTCTTGGACGATATCTGGCCAGACATAAAG GGACATATCTAACACACGAGGCCAAAGGTGCAGAGGATGCCCCCGATGCAGACACAGCCATCATCAATGCTGAAGGAAACCATGTGCAtgcagaggaaaagaaagagtaCTTCATTTAG